The following proteins come from a genomic window of Lytechinus pictus isolate F3 Inbred chromosome 1, Lp3.0, whole genome shotgun sequence:
- the LOC129257003 gene encoding peptidyl-prolyl cis-trans isomerase FKBP14-like isoform X2: MAFTACCILMVALIAAVSGEVNINVLFKPEDCTRSVQSGDYLTVTYVAFLPEESGNERFDTSDNTGPVHFRLNDPESTAMQGWHQGLEGACVREKREVLIPAGELTMNHRLPNTKPPPEGKDVGYRFEVRNIKDTPPAENLFKKMDFDENKQISKDEIKRYMEESGIGGVEKFETHKEAIDHMFNKMDKDKNGAISHDEFPGPKHDEF, from the exons ATGGCTTTTACAGCTTGCTGTATATTAATGGTGGCTTTGATAGCTGCAGTTTCTGGAGAAGTGAATATAAATGTTCTTTTTAAGCCTGAAGATTGCACGAGATCTGTGCAGTCAGGGGATTACTTGACAGTAACCTATGTGGCATTCCTCCCCGAAGAATCGGGCAACGAACGCTTCGACACATC GGACAACACGGGACCTGTTCACTTTCGCCTAAATGATCCTGAAAGTACTGCCATGCAAGGATGGCACCAGGGCTTAGAGGGAGCTTGCGTGAGGGAGAAGAGAGAAGTTTTGATTCCTGCCGGAGAGCTTACCATGAACCATCGATTACCAA ACACCAAACCTCCACCAGAAGGAAAAGATGTTGGTTATCGTTTTGAAGTGCGAAACATCAAAGATACACCTCCAGCAGAGAACCTGTTTAAGAAGatggattttgatgaaaacaaaCAGATCTCAAAAGATGAG ATTAAAAGATATATGGAGGAGTCTGGAATCGGAGGGGTAGAGAAGTTTGAGACTCACAAGGAAGCTATCGATCACATGTTCAATAAGATGGATAAAGACAAAAATGGAGCTATTAGCCATGATGAGTTTCCAGGACCAAAGCATGATGAGTTCTAG
- the LOC129257003 gene encoding peptidyl-prolyl cis-trans isomerase FKBP14-like isoform X1, with product MAFTACCILMVALIAAVSGEVNINVLFKPEDCTRSVQSGDYLTVTYVAFLPEESGNERFDTSDNTGPVHFRLNDPESTAMQGWHQGLEGACVREKREVLIPAGELTMNHRLPNTKPPPEGKDVGYRFEVRNIKDTPPAENLFKKMDFDENKQISKDEMKAYLSMQGLGGMREDETLDEAINNIFDNKDHDRSNSLSSKEFFGNNAHDEL from the exons ATGGCTTTTACAGCTTGCTGTATATTAATGGTGGCTTTGATAGCTGCAGTTTCTGGAGAAGTGAATATAAATGTTCTTTTTAAGCCTGAAGATTGCACGAGATCTGTGCAGTCAGGGGATTACTTGACAGTAACCTATGTGGCATTCCTCCCCGAAGAATCGGGCAACGAACGCTTCGACACATC GGACAACACGGGACCTGTTCACTTTCGCCTAAATGATCCTGAAAGTACTGCCATGCAAGGATGGCACCAGGGCTTAGAGGGAGCTTGCGTGAGGGAGAAGAGAGAAGTTTTGATTCCTGCCGGAGAGCTTACCATGAACCATCGATTACCAA ACACCAAACCTCCACCAGAAGGAAAAGATGTTGGTTATCGTTTTGAAGTGCGAAACATCAAAGATACACCTCCAGCAGAGAACCTGTTTAAGAAGatggattttgatgaaaacaaaCAGATCTCAAAAGATGAG ATGAAGGCTTATCTAAGCATGCAGGGCCTTGGGGGAATGAGGGAAGACGAAACTCTGGATGAAGCcattaataatatttttgataacaAAGACCATGACCGAAGCAATTCTTTGTCATCTAAAGAGTTCTTTGGAAACAATGCCCATGATGAGTTATAG